Proteins encoded by one window of Dietzia sp. B32:
- the ruvX gene encoding Holliday junction resolvase RuvX: MTDAPGAPADPAGPATPGGGWTRGRRLGLDVGTARIGVASCDPDGILATPVETIRVTDGDPGWAAELRRLTTLVEEYDAVGVVVGLPTSLKGRETASTAMARSFAAALTAGAPDLTVDLVDERLTTVTASNALHGAGRNTRRQRDVIDQAAAVVLLQAWIDSRHARR; this comes from the coding sequence ATGACCGACGCCCCGGGCGCACCGGCCGATCCGGCCGGGCCCGCCACGCCCGGCGGCGGATGGACCCGCGGTCGGCGGCTCGGCCTGGACGTGGGCACGGCCCGCATCGGCGTGGCATCCTGCGACCCCGACGGGATCCTCGCCACGCCCGTCGAGACCATCCGGGTCACCGACGGCGACCCCGGCTGGGCCGCCGAACTCCGACGGCTCACCACACTCGTCGAGGAGTACGACGCCGTGGGCGTGGTGGTCGGGCTGCCCACCTCGCTCAAGGGCCGGGAGACCGCGTCCACCGCGATGGCCCGCTCGTTCGCCGCCGCGTTGACGGCCGGGGCGCCGGACCTGACCGTGGATCTCGTCGACGAGCGCCTCACCACCGTGACCGCGAGCAACGCGCTCCACGGCGCCGGCCGCAACACCCGCAGACAACGCGACGTGATCGACCAGGCGGCCGCGGTGGTCCTGCTCCAGGCCTGGATCGACTCGCGGCACGCCCGGCGATGA
- the alaS gene encoding alanine--tRNA ligase has protein sequence MQTHEIRRRFLDHFVRAGHTEVPSASLVLDDPNLLFVNAGMVPFKPYFLGQETPPYATATSIQKCVRTLDIEEVGITTRHNTFFQMAGNFSFGDYFKEGAIRHAWSLLTSSVDDGGFGIDPALLWVTVYLDDDEAHGIWRDVIGVPEERIQRRGMADNYWSMGVPGPCGPCSEIFYDRGPAYGVEGGPEADEDRYIEIWNLVFMQNERGEGSGKDAFEILGPLPKQNIDTGMGVERVAFLLQGVENVYETDLLRPVIDTAERLSGARYGADSAADVRFRVIADHARTAYILISDGVTPGNEGRGYILRRLLRRIVRSVRLLGATGETMAEFMATVREAIGPSFPETVAGYDRIERIAVAEEVAFLKTLESGTQLFERAASDARASGAAVLTGRQAFALHDTHGFPIDLTLEMASEAGLQVDEEGFRSLMSEQRARAKADSRAKKHAHADLSVYRDFLDAGETVFTGFTDLTDESRLLGIVSGGAAVHVAREGDAVEFVLDRTPFYAESGGQLGDRGMISTAGFQMRVDDVQKIGKKLWVHKGVLTGGEAEAGQLVTSAVDPEWRKGATQGHSATHLVHAALRQILGPEAVQAGSLNKPGYMRFDFNWSGSIPSDVLAQVEEITNAAVDADYGVNTVETTLEEAKRMGAMALFGENYGSRVRVVEIGGPFSMELCGGTHVASSAQIGPVSLLGEASVGSGIRRVEAYVGMDAYRHQARERALVSGLAASLKAPTDELPDRVAALTAKLREAEKALESLRTSQLAAQAGDLLNSAEDLGGIRFLAHSTPGGAAGDLRTLASDLKGRLGSDAGVVFLTAPGQDKVPFVIAVSSAAQDRGLKAGDLVKAIAPALGARGGGKPDMAQGAGSDPAGIDAAVTALRDAVRDAG, from the coding sequence TGCCGTTCAAGCCCTACTTCCTCGGCCAGGAGACCCCGCCGTACGCCACGGCGACCTCCATCCAGAAGTGCGTGCGCACCCTCGACATCGAGGAGGTGGGCATCACCACCCGCCACAACACCTTCTTCCAGATGGCCGGGAACTTCTCCTTCGGCGACTACTTCAAGGAAGGCGCCATCCGGCACGCGTGGTCGCTGCTGACCTCGTCGGTCGACGACGGCGGGTTCGGGATCGACCCGGCGCTGCTGTGGGTCACCGTCTATCTCGACGACGACGAGGCCCACGGCATCTGGCGGGACGTGATCGGGGTGCCCGAGGAGCGGATCCAGCGGCGCGGCATGGCGGACAACTACTGGTCCATGGGCGTGCCCGGACCGTGCGGACCGTGCTCGGAGATCTTCTACGACCGGGGCCCCGCCTACGGGGTCGAGGGCGGGCCCGAGGCGGACGAGGACCGGTACATCGAGATCTGGAACCTCGTGTTCATGCAGAACGAGCGGGGCGAGGGCAGCGGCAAGGACGCCTTCGAGATCCTCGGCCCACTGCCCAAGCAGAACATCGACACCGGCATGGGCGTCGAGCGTGTCGCGTTCCTGCTCCAGGGCGTGGAGAACGTCTACGAGACCGACCTGCTGCGTCCGGTCATCGACACCGCCGAGCGGCTGTCCGGCGCGAGGTACGGGGCGGACAGCGCCGCCGACGTGCGCTTCCGGGTCATCGCCGACCACGCTCGCACCGCCTACATTCTCATCTCCGACGGCGTGACACCCGGCAACGAGGGCCGCGGCTACATCCTGCGACGCCTGCTGCGTCGCATCGTCCGGTCCGTGAGACTCCTCGGCGCGACCGGCGAGACGATGGCCGAGTTCATGGCCACCGTCCGCGAGGCGATCGGCCCGTCCTTCCCCGAGACGGTCGCAGGGTACGACCGGATCGAGCGGATCGCGGTGGCCGAGGAGGTGGCGTTCCTCAAGACCCTCGAGTCCGGGACGCAGCTGTTCGAGCGCGCCGCCTCCGACGCCCGGGCCTCCGGCGCGGCGGTGCTCACCGGCCGCCAGGCGTTCGCCCTGCACGACACCCACGGCTTCCCGATCGACCTCACCCTCGAGATGGCGTCCGAGGCCGGACTGCAGGTCGACGAGGAGGGCTTCCGCTCCCTGATGTCGGAGCAGCGGGCCCGCGCCAAGGCCGATTCCCGGGCCAAGAAGCACGCCCATGCCGACCTGTCCGTCTACCGTGACTTCCTCGACGCCGGGGAGACCGTCTTCACCGGCTTCACCGACCTCACCGACGAGTCGCGGCTGCTGGGCATCGTCTCCGGCGGAGCGGCCGTCCACGTCGCCCGCGAGGGAGACGCGGTGGAGTTCGTGCTCGACCGCACCCCGTTCTACGCCGAGTCCGGTGGCCAGCTGGGCGACCGGGGCATGATCTCCACCGCCGGGTTCCAGATGCGGGTCGACGACGTCCAGAAGATCGGCAAGAAGCTCTGGGTGCACAAGGGCGTCCTCACCGGCGGCGAGGCCGAGGCGGGTCAGCTCGTCACCTCCGCCGTCGACCCCGAGTGGCGCAAGGGCGCCACCCAGGGCCACTCCGCCACCCACCTCGTCCACGCCGCACTGCGGCAGATCCTCGGCCCGGAGGCCGTCCAGGCAGGGTCGCTCAACAAGCCCGGATACATGCGGTTCGACTTCAACTGGTCGGGCTCGATCCCCTCCGACGTCCTCGCCCAGGTCGAGGAGATCACCAACGCGGCGGTCGACGCCGACTACGGGGTCAACACCGTCGAGACCACCCTCGAGGAGGCCAAGCGCATGGGCGCCATGGCCCTGTTCGGCGAGAACTACGGCTCGCGGGTCCGCGTGGTGGAGATCGGCGGACCCTTCTCGATGGAGCTGTGCGGCGGTACCCACGTCGCCAGCTCCGCGCAGATCGGACCCGTCAGCCTGCTGGGGGAGGCCTCCGTCGGCTCCGGCATCCGGCGCGTCGAGGCCTACGTCGGCATGGACGCCTACCGCCACCAGGCCCGCGAGCGCGCGCTCGTGTCCGGCCTGGCGGCCTCGCTCAAGGCGCCCACCGACGAGCTGCCCGACCGCGTCGCCGCCCTCACCGCCAAGCTGCGCGAAGCCGAGAAGGCACTCGAGTCCCTGCGGACCTCCCAGCTCGCGGCCCAGGCCGGCGACCTGCTGAACTCGGCGGAGGACCTCGGTGGCATCCGGTTCCTGGCGCACAGCACGCCCGGCGGCGCCGCGGGTGACCTGCGCACCCTCGCCTCCGATCTCAAGGGACGGCTCGGCTCGGACGCCGGGGTCGTGTTCCTCACCGCCCCCGGCCAGGACAAGGTGCCGTTCGTCATCGCCGTCAGCTCCGCCGCACAGGACCGTGGGCTCAAGGCCGGCGATCTCGTGAAGGCCATCGCGCCGGCACTGGGTGCCCGCGGCGGCGGCAAGCCGGACATGGCGCAGGGCGCGGGATCCGACCCGGCCGGCATCGACGCGGCCGTGACGGCACTGCGCGACGCCGTGCGGGACGCCGGATGA